A window from Cryobacterium sp. SO1 encodes these proteins:
- the hxlB gene encoding 6-phospho-3-hexuloisomerase, protein MTAGTATSAVLANVQSILAENTTVARRLAADPGAAASLDAMAAGIAAADRVFVLGAGRSGLALRMTAMRLMHLGLVVHVVGDVTTPAITAQDALLAASGSGSTAGIVRAAETAHAAGASVLVLTTAPESPLADLADVTVVLPAAQKQDHGGTRSVQYSGALFEQSVLVVGDAVFHTLWQASGATADELWPRHANLE, encoded by the coding sequence GTGACCGCCGGCACGGCGACATCGGCGGTACTCGCCAACGTGCAGTCGATCCTGGCCGAGAACACCACCGTGGCGCGCCGGCTGGCGGCGGATCCCGGTGCGGCCGCGAGCCTCGATGCCATGGCGGCGGGCATCGCCGCCGCCGACCGGGTCTTCGTGCTCGGCGCCGGCCGGTCCGGGCTGGCGTTGCGGATGACGGCGATGCGCCTCATGCATCTCGGCCTCGTCGTGCACGTGGTCGGCGACGTCACCACCCCGGCGATCACCGCCCAGGATGCCCTACTGGCGGCCAGCGGCTCCGGCAGCACCGCCGGAATCGTGCGCGCCGCCGAGACCGCGCATGCCGCCGGCGCGAGCGTTCTCGTGCTGACGACGGCGCCCGAGTCACCGCTGGCCGACCTGGCCGACGTCACCGTGGTGCTCCCCGCCGCCCAGAAACAGGATCACGGCGGCACCCGGTCCGTGCAGTACTCCGGCGCGCTGTTCGAGCAGTCGGTCCTCGTCGTCGGCGACGCCGTCTTCCACACCCTCTGGCAGGCATCCGGTGCCACGGCCGACGAGCTCTGGCCCCGGCACGCCAACCTCGAATAG
- the hxlA gene encoding 3-hexulose-6-phosphate synthase produces the protein MKLQVAMDVLTTDAALTLAGQVAPYVDIIELGTPLIKAEGLRAVTAIKQAHPDKIVFADLKTMDAGELEADIAFTAGADLVTVLGTAGDSTIVGAVAAATKHGKGIVVDLIGVADKVSRAREVIALGAVFVEMHAGLDEQAEEGFSLETLLSAGETAQVPFSLAGGVSTATIAAVQRAGAEVAVAGGAIYSAADPAAAAAELRAAIS, from the coding sequence ATGAAGCTTCAGGTAGCAATGGACGTACTCACCACCGACGCCGCGCTCACCCTCGCCGGCCAGGTGGCCCCGTACGTGGACATCATCGAGCTCGGCACCCCGCTGATCAAGGCAGAGGGCCTCCGCGCTGTCACCGCGATCAAGCAGGCGCACCCCGACAAGATCGTCTTCGCCGACCTGAAGACCATGGATGCCGGTGAGCTCGAGGCCGACATCGCCTTCACCGCCGGCGCCGACCTGGTCACCGTGCTCGGCACGGCCGGCGACAGCACCATCGTGGGCGCCGTCGCGGCCGCCACCAAGCACGGCAAGGGCATCGTCGTGGACCTCATCGGCGTGGCCGACAAGGTCAGCCGGGCCCGCGAGGTGATCGCGCTCGGCGCCGTGTTCGTCGAGATGCACGCAGGCCTGGACGAGCAGGCCGAGGAGGGCTTCAGCCTCGAGACGTTGCTCAGCGCCGGCGAAACCGCTCAGGTGCCCTTCTCCCTGGCCGGCGGGGTTTCCACGGCCACCATCGCGGCCGTGCAGCGCGCCGGTGCCGAGGTGGCCGTCGCCGGTGGCGCCATCTACAGCGCGGCCGACCCGGCCGCCGCCGCCGCTGAGCTGCGCGCCGCCATCAGCTAG